In Equus quagga isolate Etosha38 chromosome 14, UCLA_HA_Equagga_1.0, whole genome shotgun sequence, the genomic stretch GTGACAGAGCAAAGGATGGTCCCAAGAAAGTGGACAAAGCTTCTCTGCccagaatataaacaaaacagaGTAAAAGCGGGTTTATTGGCTCCAGGAAAAGGAGCAATGGTACCCAGCTCTCAAGCAACTCTCCCTATACAGGCTGCGCCCAGCCCAAGGTCTACTGGCTCCTTCAATTTGAGGGTCCATACAGCGCCTTCCTTCCTGGGGTTGGGGATGGCTAACTGCCTGATGGCGAGGTTCCGGGCTGTTCAGCAGCAACACCTGGCACAGCTGAGGCAGCCTCGTAGTCTGCGATGCGGCGCTGTACCAGGGCAGGCATAAGCTGCACGTAAGCGGCCATGAGGCGGTGGTTGGAATGGATCAGCTTCCCAGCACAGCTGTGCAGACATGCCTCCTGGAAGGAAGACAGGATGGAAGTAGAGGCCAAAGGTGTCCTGTCAGGTCcgtctccttccttcccatcgCCAGCCTAGGGGCGAAGTCGTGGAAAGGCCAGGGACAGAGGTAGGGGtagtgaggggaggagggaagcagtcTACGGTTAACTGAAGATCGAGGGTAACCTCTCTACTCAGGTCCCCACCTCCTCGGCATCCAGAGCTCGGTAGTGCAGGCTGGGCACGCAGCGCTGGAAGCAGAGTTCCGTCATCCGATTGTAGACCAACAGGAAGTCCCGTAActgggagaaaaggggacccAGAACTCAGCGATAAGAGGGCCAAAATCTCAATTCAAGGCCGTGCCGCCCCAGGTTTCCCAGCACCGCGCACCAGAGCCCGATGTCCCCAGCCCTCGGATCCGGCCATCTGGGGTTCCCGCCATGCGGATGGGGATGCCAGCTGAATATATAGCCCCTCAGCGATTTAGCTCCCACTCACGTTtctcagctgctgctgctgttgctgctgctgctgcggctCCATCACCCGACTGGCACACGGCTACGTCACTTCCGTTACAGCTTCTCGGTAACGCCCCGGAAGTAACTTCTCCGTAGCTCCCCGAGGACTGAGGGGTTGGCTCAAGGATCGCCCCGCCTCCGGCTGCTAACGTCACCTCCGCCCTTATAATCTGCGACGTGGCCGGCTTCTTCTGCCCGGGAGAGGACGTCACTTCCGCCGAGTCCCTGACCTGCTGCTAGGATCGCGACGGGAACTGGAACCCGAGGTCCCCGCGCCGCCCGGGCCTGGCGCCCTGAGGGGGAGAGCGGCCCGGCCCGAGGTGAGAGGGATGTACTTGCGCGAGGGGAAGTTGAAAGCACAAACCTGTCCTGAGGGCAAGGTGCCTCTGAGCCCTGAGGAAGGATGAGGGCACACCTGATGCCCAGGTAtaagggagggggtggggggagcgggaATTCACACACCTGGGGAGACATAACTGACTTTGAAAGGGATCACCTATGTCCTGGGAAAAAGAGGCTTTTCCCAGAGGCCAAGAACAGACACCAACTGATTCAACTAAGGCGTGGGGGGAGGGCCGGAGGAAGAGGAGGTGCatgggatggaggagggggagacCACCTGAAGGAAAGGGGAACACACACTAAAGGAGTGTGAAAGGCCAAGCAGTGGAGAACATACCTGAATGGGGGGTAGGCACCTGAGCTCTGGAAAGGGGTTCATCTCCTGATGGGGGAAACACCTGCATGGGGATAAGCTCCAAGAGAGCACAGACTTTGtctctcttgttcactgctgtgtttcCATTGCCTCAAATAGTgcatgacacatagtaggcacccaTTAAATGTCTGTTGGATGATCAAATGCATGAATGATCACCAGAGTCCTGGTGGGTTGGGGGATCGTGAAAAGACACCTGAGGCCTGGGTGTGCATGTGTAAAAATGCACCTTGGAAGGGagaaatacatatgcatatatgccTGAGGAAAGGAGTGGTGGCTGAACCCCAGGACACTCAAGCCCGGGGGCAACCTCTAAAAGCTCTGAAATGGCAGGGGAGACCTTCTTCTTCTGGATTACTGGCCAGTTTCCAGGACTGTCTGTGTTGGGCTTTGCAGGGCGTTGGGGTGGAGACTTTGACTCCAGTCCCTTCCCTAGCCATGACGGACGGGATCCTAGGGAAGGCAGCCACGATGGAGATCCCCATCCACGGGAACGGTGAAGCTGGGCAGCTTCCTGAGGATGATGGGCTGGAGCAGGTGCTTCTGTTTGCTTCTTTGCTGTAATATTTCAATTTAGGAATCCCAACTCATAAACCCTGTGTTCTGACCCCCTATTCCAGTAGCCTTCCCCTAACTTATCTAACTGCCTTCAATCTTTTTTTACAAATCTTCATTCTGATTCTGTGCAGACTTCCCTTGTGTGCTCTCTCTATGATGCTTCAATCCAAGCTTGTTCTCACCCCCAAAATGCTTCAGCTGCCCCTATGTTCCTGAAGCCTCCCTCTTCTCTGGCCTATAGGACCTCCAGCAAGTGATGGTGTCAGGACCCAACCTCAATGAAACCAGCATTGTGTCTGGTGGCTATGGGGGCTCTGGTGATGGACTCATCCCCACAGGTATGAATGATCAGAACAGagtggagagggggagaggaatGGTTCTGGGGATCATAGGATATATCTAAGAAAGCTTGAATTATGTCCAGACATCTTGGGAACCTCTGCTAGTATGAACCCTCTGGAGTCTCCTCAGCCCAAGGCTGGTTCCCAGGGTTGTTCAGCTATTCCCACTTGCCATTTAGCTCTTGAGATGTGCccatttgtcttttctctgctgCCACCACCTGAGTCAAGTTAAGAACTCTGTTTCACAGGAGTTCCCCCTGCTCTGGAGGTTGAGGCTGATTTGGAACTTTGTGAGGCCTCTCTGAGTTTTACTTTGGACTCTAAAGTTTAGGGGAACAAACAGCCCTGAATCTCACACTGACGAGGATTCCACATGGGGATGTCAACTGGGCTTCCTGTTATCAGGACCCCCATCCTTGACCTGCCACCCTATACTCagcatattttcttctgtttcctctgctcctGTACAACTCCCATTCCTCTCCCCATccaacccccaccaccacctcagTAGGAGGCCAGATGTATATTGGGATTTGAGTCTTGGGGCCCAAGGTATGAGGTCCTTCTAGTGAGTAGGAGAATCTAATTGTCTCTAGCTTCCACTCTTTCAAAGAAGTTATTTTCATGTGCTGGGAGGGAAGTATGGGTGGAGCCACAGAGGTGTCTCGTTGTACCCTTGGTCCTTTAGGGTCTGGCCGCCATCCTTCTCACAGTGCCACTCCTGCTGGCCCTGGAGATGAGGTGGCTCGGGGCATCGCTGGAGAGAAGTTTGACATTGTCAAGAAATGGGGCATCAACACATATAAGGTGGGATTCAAGtacctctcccttccccaaaaAGTCCCCCTGGGTACCTTTTCCCACCTTCCAGATCCTAATATCCCATCTATGGCTGAGACTAGGAGCCTGGGGATGCTGGGGTAGATACTTGTTCGAGGGTCAGGGTGCTAGGGTCTCTGACCTATTCCCCCACTTCCCAATCAGTGCACAAAGCAGCTGTTATCAGAGCGATTTGGCCGAGGCTCCCGGACTGTGGACCTGGAGCTAGAGCTGCAGATTGAGTTGCTACGTGAGACGAAGCGCAAGTATGAAAGTGTCCTGCAGCTGGGCCGGGCACTGACAGCCCACCTCTACAGCCTGCTGCAGACCCAGCATGCACTAGGTGACGCCTTTGCTGACCTCAGCCAGAAGTCCCCAGAGCTTCAGGTGCCTCAGCCAGGCCAAAGAGGGTGGGGGGACTGGGCCCGGGCCCTCCCAGGCAGTCatccctcagcctccctccctccctccctcctgcagccCAGAGGGAGAACCCCTCCAGGGTGGGCCCAGCCCTACCCCCAGCAGCACTCACCTGTGGAGGCAGCCTAAGGGTTTGTACAGAGGTCCAGAAGTTGGAGGGGGTGTGGGAGGCATCACTCTAGGTGCTTTACAAGTAACCCTTCTCTGCATTGCTGAGAATCCCTTCAGTGCTCAGCCTAATTGGAGCCCCTCCCTTGCCTGCTGCACTAGCTTTCCCTGTTATAGTCCCGTGAACTTATCTGAGAACCCCAACCCCACATTCCTACCCCAGGCATCTCCAGGGTGGCCCCACTAACTTTCTGGCTAAGAGCCTTGCTGGAGGCAGTCCTTAGTTGTTCCAGTTTCGATGGCTGTTTcctccctggggaggaggggaatgaaGGGCCCTACAGCTCCAGTCAGGTAGGGACTGTTACTCAAGGCCTATActcctcccttctgccctcaGGAGGAATTTGGGTACAATGCAGAGACACAGAAGCTGCTTTGCAAGAATGGAGAGACACTGCTAGGGGCTGTGAACTTCTTCGTCTCTAGCATCAACACTTTGGTCACCAAGACCATGGAAGACACACTCATGACTGTCAAACAGTATGAGGCTGCCAGGTGTGGGCACTGGCAGGGCCTAGGGTTTTGGGAGTTGGCTGGCGTGGGTGGAAGTTTGAGCTTTAGGGGGCATGAGAattgaggaaggaaggaagaatatgTATGGAAGACAAAGGGGTGGAGACCAGCCTATATCACCCCCTCCACAGGCTGGAATATGATGCCTACCGAACAGACTTAGAGGAGCTGAGCCTAGGCCCTCGGGATGCAGGGACCCGTGGTCGACTCGATAGTGCCCAGGCCACTTTCCAGGCCCATCGGGACAAATATGAGAAGCTCCGGGGAGATGTGGCCATCAAGCTCAAgttcctggaagaaaacaaggTGCCAACCCCACCCTTTGACCCTAGCTCACCTTCCTGTCTGTAACACTGATCTTCTCCCCAGACCCCCCCCCCATCATTGGATGGGAAAATGCAGCCTGGCTAAGGAGTGGGATCTTCCCCTAGGACCCTCAGCCCCGGGGCCTTTCTGATCACCCTTCCTCTGATCCCTGGCCCTTTTCTGTTGGAGAATTTAACTGCTGATCCCAGGAATATAACTGGGAAAGATCACCCTCTGAGTTGGGGTAACAGAACCCCAGGCTGAGCAGATCAAGTCAGGTTTCTCCCATCAGATTGATCCTTATCTTTTGACTCCCTTGGTGGAGTtcagcccccaccccaaaatcACTGTCAGAGCAGAGTCCCTGTGCCCCTAGTCTGGGGTCAGGCTCATAGCCCCTGAAGAAGGGCATCTGAGTCCAGTCTCAGCTGACTCTGCTGGACCCCCAGATCAAGGTGATGCACAAGCAACTGCTGCTGTTCCACAATGCTGTGTCAGCCTACTTTGCTGGGAACCAGAAACAACTGGAGCAGACCCTGCAGCAGTTCAACATCAAGCTGCGGCCTCCTGGAGCTGAGAAGCCCTCCTGGCTAGAGGAGCAGTGAGCTGCTCCCAGCCCAACCTGGCTATCAAGAAGGACATTGGGAGGGGCAGTCCTAGGGTGGGGGAGATTGGACATGGGACATCCCTC encodes the following:
- the TIMM10B gene encoding mitochondrial import inner membrane translocase subunit Tim10 B, translating into MEPQQQQQQQQQLRNLRDFLLVYNRMTELCFQRCVPSLHYRALDAEEEACLHSCAGKLIHSNHRLMAAYVQLMPALVQRRIADYEAASAVPGVAAEQPGTSPSGS
- the ARFIP2 gene encoding arfaptin-2; protein product: MTDGILGKAATMEIPIHGNGEAGQLPEDDGLEQDLQQVMVSGPNLNETSIVSGGYGGSGDGLIPTGSGRHPSHSATPAGPGDEVARGIAGEKFDIVKKWGINTYKCTKQLLSERFGRGSRTVDLELELQIELLRETKRKYESVLQLGRALTAHLYSLLQTQHALGDAFADLSQKSPELQEEFGYNAETQKLLCKNGETLLGAVNFFVSSINTLVTKTMEDTLMTVKQYEAARLEYDAYRTDLEELSLGPRDAGTRGRLDSAQATFQAHRDKYEKLRGDVAIKLKFLEENKIKVMHKQLLLFHNAVSAYFAGNQKQLEQTLQQFNIKLRPPGAEKPSWLEEQ